The Chryseobacterium oranimense genome contains the following window.
CTCTCCCTTTTTTGTTCCGATGTCGCAAATATGTTCCGGAATTACTTCCGTCGGATTAAAGATATCGTATCCTAAAATCTGTATAAAGGGCATTACAAATGCATTTTTTGTGGCTTCTTCCGTGCTGATCTGTTCTTTCAGTCCGACTACTTTCTGATGTAACTGTTCAAGTTTAATTTTGAGATCCATAGTATCGTTTTTAAAGAGTTTCGTTGACGATTTCGGCAGTAGGCGCATTTTCTTTCACAGATGCAATCCCGACCTCCATTGAAGATTTGGAACTATAATATTGGCTTTTACCAATGATTTCTCCGTTTCTCGCTTTGAGTACAAAATAATCTTTCCCGTTCTTAGCAAATCTTCTGTCATATCTTAAGTCCTCCTGGGAATTGATCTTCACAGACTCAATACCTTTCAGACAAGATGCTTTCTGAACGTAACCTTCGCTGGTTAAAATAATTTCGCCATTTCCTGCTTTTAAATTAAACTGATATTCGCTGTTGACTCTTTTTGTGATGACAAATTTTTCCATAACAATTACTTAGCTAGTGTGACATTCGTTTGAACATGTTTTACATCCATTTGATTGGGAGTACGTTTTCTTTGATTCTTTTACAGCATCGTTACAAGAAGAATATTCTCCCGGATATTTTCTATTCACAGGTTCCGGCAGATATCTGCAGTTTTCATGATGTACTTCATGATCTCCGTTGCTTTGTGCTCTTGTGTTTACGTAATACTTTTTCATATTATTTATTTTAAATGTTTAACACTCCAAAAGTAGAACGATTGGAAAACCAATCCTTACGGTTAACCGTAAAAAGAAAAACCTTTCAAAAAATTGAAAGGTTATATAGAATATGCATTTGAAATTTCTTATATAATTCCTAAGTCTTTGCAGAAGGCTATTAATTGTTGATTGCTTGTAACCCCCAGCGCTTCTTTTAAACTGTTTAATTTTTTTTCTACACTACTCAGGCTATTGGGGGTAATATTATTATTCTTCAGGTAAGTTGGAATGTTTTTTTGC
Protein-coding sequences here:
- a CDS encoding YegP family protein; the protein is MEKFVITKRVNSEYQFNLKAGNGEIILTSEGYVQKASCLKGIESVKINSQEDLRYDRRFAKNGKDYFVLKARNGEIIGKSQYYSSKSSMEVGIASVKENAPTAEIVNETL